One window of Pseudomonas urmiensis genomic DNA carries:
- a CDS encoding outer membrane protein, with the protein MKTLNTLIAAMAVCAAGFTVSAQADDTFASLTYGQTSDKIRKSGLLDRNTDHLNADGIISKDGTWGVRVGKINDQGRYYLTYDNVSNDHSGLKLRQENLLGSYDLFLPVTDTTKLFGGGSLGMTKLSQESSGYGRDTDYGYAVGLQAGVIQDITDNASVELGYRYLRSNASTELVEHGGPKVGTLRLTSSAQTYLSANYKF; encoded by the coding sequence ATGAAAACACTCAATACCCTGATCGCTGCCATGGCCGTTTGCGCCGCAGGCTTCACCGTCAGCGCCCAGGCCGACGACACCTTCGCCAGCCTCACCTACGGCCAGACCAGCGACAAGATCCGCAAGTCCGGCCTGCTCGACCGCAACACCGACCATCTCAACGCCGATGGCATCATCAGCAAGGACGGCACCTGGGGCGTGCGGGTCGGTAAGATCAACGACCAAGGTCGCTACTACCTGACCTACGACAATGTGTCCAACGACCATAGCGGCCTCAAGCTGCGCCAAGAAAACCTGCTCGGCAGCTACGACCTGTTCCTGCCCGTGACTGATACCACCAAACTGTTCGGCGGCGGTAGCCTGGGCATGACCAAGCTGTCCCAGGAGTCCTCCGGCTACGGTCGCGATACTGACTATGGCTACGCTGTCGGCCTGCAGGCCGGTGTGATCCAGGACATCACCGACAACGCCTCGGTCGAGCTGGGCTACCGTTACCTGCGCAGCAACGCCAGCACCGAGCTGGTCGAACATGGCGGTCCAAAGGTCGGCACCCTGCGCCTGACCAGCAGCGCCCAGACCTACCTGTCGGCCAACTACAAGTTCTGA
- a CDS encoding dienelactone hydrolase family protein, whose protein sequence is MRFLLALTLMCSAAVTQAAVQTREIAYQDADGNRLVGYYAYDDAIEGKRPGIVVVHEWWGLNDYAKRRARDLAGLGYNALAIDMYGDGKNTEHPADAKAFMAAALKDPKAAAARFDAGLELLKIQPNINKHQLGAVGYCFGGKVVLDAARRGVKLDGVVSFHGALVTQEPAKPGVIRAKILVEHGDADSMITPEQVAAFKQEMAAAGADMKFVGIAGAKHGFTNPDADRLSHGGHGGPDIGYDKAADESSWADMQAFFKTAFD, encoded by the coding sequence ATGCGTTTTCTGCTTGCCCTGACCCTGATGTGCAGCGCCGCTGTTACCCAAGCGGCCGTGCAAACCCGCGAGATCGCTTACCAGGACGCCGACGGCAACCGTCTGGTGGGTTACTACGCCTACGATGACGCCATCGAGGGCAAGCGCCCCGGCATCGTCGTGGTGCATGAATGGTGGGGGCTGAACGACTACGCCAAGCGCCGTGCCCGCGACCTTGCTGGGCTGGGCTACAACGCGTTGGCGATCGATATGTACGGCGATGGCAAGAACACCGAACACCCGGCTGACGCCAAGGCGTTCATGGCCGCCGCCCTGAAGGATCCCAAGGCAGCTGCCGCACGCTTCGATGCAGGTCTTGAGCTCTTGAAGATCCAGCCCAACATTAATAAGCATCAACTGGGCGCGGTGGGTTACTGCTTCGGTGGCAAAGTGGTGCTCGATGCCGCCCGCCGTGGGGTAAAGCTTGATGGCGTGGTGAGCTTCCATGGCGCGCTGGTGACGCAGGAACCCGCCAAGCCTGGGGTTATCAGGGCGAAGATCCTGGTGGAGCACGGTGACGCTGACAGCATGATCACACCCGAGCAGGTCGCGGCGTTCAAACAAGAGATGGCGGCGGCCGGGGCTGATATGAAGTTCGTCGGCATTGCCGGGGCCAAGCATGGCTTTACCAATCCGGATGCTGACCGCTTGAGCCATGGCGGGCATGGCGGGCCGGACATCGGCTATGACAAGGCGGCGGACGAGAGCTCTTGGGCGGATATGCAGGCGTTCTTCAAGACTGCGTTTGATTGA
- a CDS encoding 4'-phosphopantetheinyl transferase family protein translates to MNRLPACCAPLQHHWPLPHPVPGAQLVSCAFDPAKLAADDFQRAGIEQSASLQRSVAKRRAEYLAGRVCARAALQQLDGRDYVPGSHEDRSPIWPTGIHGSITHGKGWAAAVVAADGRCKGLGLDQESLLDDERAERLAQEILTPAELERLDRSQFGLTVTLTFSLKESLFKTLYPLTKQRFYFEHAEVLEWSADGLARLRLLTDLSPAWQQGLEIDGQFCIKDGHLLSLISV, encoded by the coding sequence ATGAACAGACTCCCCGCCTGCTGCGCCCCACTCCAGCACCACTGGCCCCTGCCCCATCCGGTCCCCGGTGCGCAGCTGGTCAGCTGTGCCTTCGACCCCGCCAAGCTTGCCGCCGATGACTTTCAGCGCGCAGGCATCGAACAGAGCGCCAGCTTGCAGCGTTCGGTGGCCAAGCGTCGGGCTGAATACCTGGCGGGCCGCGTCTGCGCGCGGGCCGCGTTGCAGCAACTGGACGGTCGCGACTATGTACCCGGCAGCCATGAAGACCGCTCTCCGATCTGGCCAACCGGCATTCATGGCTCGATCACCCACGGCAAGGGGTGGGCCGCTGCGGTCGTGGCCGCCGATGGCCGCTGCAAGGGCCTGGGTCTGGATCAGGAAAGCCTGCTGGACGATGAGCGTGCCGAGCGCCTGGCCCAGGAGATCCTGACGCCTGCCGAGCTCGAACGTTTGGACCGCAGCCAGTTTGGCCTGACTGTGACGTTGACCTTCTCGCTCAAAGAGAGCCTGTTCAAGACCCTCTACCCACTCACTAAACAACGCTTCTACTTCGAACACGCCGAAGTGCTCGAATGGTCCGCCGACGGCCTGGCCCGGCTTCGCCTGCTCACTGACTTGTCGCCAGCATGGCAGCAGGGGCTCGAGATCGACGGGCAGTTCTGCATCAAGGACGGCCACCTGCTGAGTTTGATCAGCGTCTAG
- a CDS encoding ATP-binding protein has protein sequence MMNSIFLRIYGGMLAVLVLVAVLGVLSLHLVNQVRAEQHRERLAQGTFSLMADNLALQNDVERKRSLVIWERLLGVPLDLQPMSALTLDGGQRARLYRDLVVVEKTGPHAARVLRRVGREDVLLEAQVQQVSEQLARATLYLLADELVRYPVTEQQRRLAELRQSKGFGFDVALQRLERVGLDDDQRRRVEEGDTVMALGKDGDSIRVFAGLPGSPWVLEIGPLYQLNLYPPQLLILIAFLGLCLIGLVVYLLVRQLERRVSGLENAATRIAQGSLDTRVPAGDADSVGRLAAAFNGMAEHLQRSLSMQRELVRAVSHELRTPVARLRFGLEMIETANSEQARAKHLAGMDSDIQDLDKLVDEMLTYARLEQGAPALKFQAVDLDALLDRVIAELAPLRAEVRVSRGVCQGLEGAGAWVEAEPRYLHRALQNLVGNAMRHAESEVRLSYQIGQQRCRIDVEDDGPGIPEGVWDRIFTPFTRLDDSRTRASGGHGLGLSIVRRIIYWHGGRAMVGRSEGLGGACFSLSWPRAQAPS, from the coding sequence CTGATGAACTCGATCTTCCTGCGTATCTATGGCGGCATGCTCGCCGTCCTGGTGCTGGTCGCGGTGCTTGGCGTGCTCAGCCTGCACCTGGTCAATCAGGTGCGCGCCGAACAGCACCGCGAGCGCCTGGCCCAGGGCACTTTCAGTTTGATGGCCGACAACCTGGCGCTGCAGAACGACGTCGAGCGCAAGCGTTCGCTGGTGATCTGGGAGCGGCTGCTCGGTGTGCCGCTGGACCTGCAACCGATGAGCGCGTTGACCCTCGACGGCGGCCAGCGAGCGCGTCTTTACCGTGACCTGGTGGTGGTGGAGAAGACTGGCCCGCATGCGGCGCGAGTATTGCGTCGGGTCGGCCGCGAAGACGTGTTGCTCGAAGCCCAGGTCCAGCAGGTCAGCGAGCAATTGGCGCGAGCCACGCTGTACCTGTTGGCCGATGAACTGGTGCGTTATCCGGTCACCGAGCAACAGCGACGCCTGGCCGAGCTGCGCCAGAGCAAGGGCTTTGGTTTTGACGTCGCCCTGCAGCGCTTGGAGCGCGTGGGCCTGGACGACGACCAGCGGCGGCGGGTGGAGGAGGGCGACACGGTGATGGCGTTGGGTAAGGATGGCGACTCGATTCGGGTGTTTGCTGGCCTGCCTGGCTCGCCCTGGGTGCTGGAGATCGGCCCGCTGTATCAGCTCAACCTCTATCCACCGCAGTTGTTGATCCTTATCGCCTTCCTTGGCCTGTGCCTGATCGGCTTGGTCGTGTACCTGCTGGTGCGCCAGTTGGAACGGCGGGTTTCGGGCCTGGAGAATGCCGCCACGCGTATTGCCCAGGGCAGTCTGGATACCCGCGTGCCAGCGGGCGATGCGGACTCGGTCGGGCGTCTGGCGGCAGCGTTCAATGGCATGGCCGAGCACCTGCAGCGTTCGCTGAGCATGCAGCGGGAGTTGGTGCGTGCCGTTTCGCATGAGCTGCGCACACCGGTGGCGCGCCTGCGTTTTGGCCTGGAGATGATCGAAACCGCCAACAGTGAACAAGCCCGGGCCAAGCATCTGGCGGGCATGGACAGCGACATTCAAGACCTCGACAAGCTGGTCGACGAGATGTTGACCTACGCTCGCCTGGAACAGGGCGCACCGGCACTGAAATTCCAGGCCGTCGACCTCGACGCCTTGCTCGACCGGGTGATCGCCGAGTTGGCGCCCCTGCGCGCCGAGGTACGCGTTAGCCGTGGCGTATGCCAGGGACTGGAAGGGGCGGGCGCCTGGGTCGAGGCGGAACCGCGCTATCTGCACCGCGCCTTGCAGAACCTGGTCGGCAACGCCATGCGCCATGCCGAGTCCGAGGTGCGCCTGAGCTATCAGATTGGCCAGCAGCGTTGCCGGATCGATGTCGAAGACGACGGCCCAGGCATTCCCGAAGGCGTCTGGGACCGCATTTTTACCCCCTTCACCCGCCTGGACGACAGCCGCACGCGTGCCTCGGGCGGCCACGGTCTGGGGCTGTCGATCGTGCGACGAATCATTTACTGGCACGGCGGGCGGGCCATGGTCGGGCGTAGCGAAGGCTTGGGCGGTGCGTGTTTCAGCCTCAGTTGGCCACGGGCACAGGCGCCGTCCTGA
- a CDS encoding response regulator transcription factor gives MDQSCNRILIVEDDQRLAELTAEYLQANGFEVAVEGDGARAVRRILDSQPDLVILDLMLPGEDGLSICRRVRGQYPGPILMLTARSDELDQVQGLDLGADDYVCKPVRPRLLLARINALLRRSDSLDGKRQELQFGALRIDSSLREAWLNEQPIDLTGAEFDLLWLLASHAGRVLSREQIFTSLRGVGYDGQDRSIDVRISKIRPKIGDDPIHPRLIKTLRSKGYLFVAEAAQA, from the coding sequence ATGGACCAGTCCTGCAACCGCATCCTGATTGTCGAGGACGACCAGCGCCTCGCTGAGCTCACCGCCGAGTACCTGCAGGCCAACGGTTTCGAGGTGGCAGTGGAAGGCGATGGCGCGCGCGCAGTGCGGCGCATTCTCGACAGCCAGCCGGACCTGGTGATCCTCGACCTGATGCTGCCCGGCGAAGATGGCCTGAGCATCTGCCGCCGGGTGCGCGGCCAATACCCCGGGCCGATTCTCATGCTCACCGCCCGTAGCGACGAGCTCGATCAAGTCCAAGGCCTGGACCTGGGAGCCGACGACTATGTGTGCAAACCGGTGCGCCCCCGCTTGTTGCTGGCGCGTATCAATGCCCTGTTGCGCCGCAGCGACAGCCTGGATGGCAAGCGCCAGGAGTTGCAATTCGGTGCCCTGCGGATCGACAGCAGCCTGCGCGAGGCCTGGCTCAACGAACAACCGATCGACCTGACCGGCGCCGAATTCGACTTGCTCTGGCTGCTGGCCAGCCACGCAGGGCGTGTGCTCTCGCGCGAACAGATCTTCACCTCCCTGCGCGGCGTCGGCTACGACGGCCAGGACCGCTCCATCGATGTGCGTATTTCCAAGATTCGCCCCAAGATCGGCGATGATCCGATTCACCCGCGGCTGATCAAGACCCTGCGCAGCAAGGGCTATCTATTCGTCGCCGAGGCGGCCCAGGCCTGA
- a CDS encoding ribonucleoside-diphosphate reductase subunit alpha: MQTDTTRENPQAQVPQGADSNQDLAATAPGQLRVIKRNGTVVAYTDDKITVAITKAFLAVEGGTAAASSRIHDTVARLTEQVTATFKRRMPSGGTIHIEEIQDQVELALMRAGEQKVARDYVIYRDQRAKERATRANTDAVVEPHPSIRITLADGSKAPLDMARLNTIISEACEGLAEVDGELIQRETLKNLYDGVAIKDVNTALVMTARTLVEREPNYSFVTARLLMDTLRAEGLGFLSVADSATHHEMAELYAKALPAYVAKGIEFELLNPALADFDLERLGKAINHERDQQFTYLGLQTLYDRYFIHKDGVRFELPQVFFMRVAMGLALEEKDKEARAIEFYNLLSSFDYMASTPTLFNAGTLRPQLSSCYLTTVPDDLSGIYHAIHDNAMLSKFAGGLGNDWTPVRALGSYIKGTNGKSQGVVPFLKVVNDTAVAVNQGGKRKGAVCAYLETWHLDIEEFIELRKNTGDDRRRTHDMNTANWIPDLFMKRVFDDGKWTLFSPNEVPDLHDLTGKAFEERYEYYEALTEYNKIKVFKTIQAKDLWRKMLSMLFETGHPWLTFKDPCNLRSPQQHVGVVHSSNLCTEITLNTNKDEIAVCNLGSINLPNHIVDGKLDTAKLQRTVNTAVRMLDNVIDINYYSVPQARNSNFKHRPVGLGIMGFQDALYLQHIPYGSDAAVEFADKSMEAVSYFAIQASCDLADERGAYETFQGSLWSKGILPLDSQQILIEARGQKYIDVDLNETLDWAPVRARVQKGIRNSNIMAIAPTATIANITGVSQSIEPTYQNLYVKSNLSGEFTVINPYLVRDLKARGLWDSVMINDLKYYDGSVQQIERIPQELKDLYATAFEVETKWIVDAASRRQKWIDQAQSLNLYIAGASGKKLDVTYRMAWYRGLKTTYYLRALAATSTEKSTINTGKLNAVSSGGDSAPVQAAGPAPVPKACAIDEPDCEACQ, translated from the coding sequence ATGCAAACCGACACAACTCGCGAGAACCCGCAGGCCCAGGTGCCGCAGGGCGCAGATTCGAACCAGGATCTGGCTGCCACCGCACCTGGCCAACTGCGCGTGATCAAGCGCAATGGCACTGTCGTCGCGTACACCGACGACAAGATCACCGTGGCCATCACCAAGGCGTTCCTCGCAGTTGAGGGCGGCACTGCCGCCGCCTCGTCGCGCATCCACGACACCGTTGCGCGCCTGACCGAGCAGGTCACCGCCACCTTCAAGCGTCGCATGCCATCGGGCGGCACCATCCACATCGAAGAAATCCAGGACCAGGTCGAACTGGCCCTGATGCGCGCCGGCGAGCAGAAAGTTGCCCGCGACTACGTGATCTACCGCGACCAGCGCGCCAAAGAGCGCGCTACCCGTGCCAACACCGATGCCGTGGTCGAGCCGCACCCATCGATCCGCATCACCCTGGCCGACGGCAGCAAGGCGCCGCTGGACATGGCCCGCCTGAACACCATCATCAGCGAAGCCTGCGAAGGCCTGGCCGAAGTCGATGGCGAGCTGATCCAGCGCGAAACCCTGAAGAACCTGTACGACGGCGTCGCCATCAAGGACGTCAACACCGCCCTGGTGATGACCGCCCGTACCCTGGTAGAGCGTGAGCCGAACTACTCGTTCGTCACCGCTCGCCTGCTGATGGACACCCTGCGTGCCGAAGGCCTGGGCTTCCTCAGCGTCGCCGACAGCGCCACTCACCACGAGATGGCCGAGCTGTACGCCAAGGCCCTGCCGGCCTACGTGGCCAAAGGTATCGAGTTCGAGCTGCTCAACCCTGCCCTGGCCGACTTCGACCTGGAGCGTCTGGGCAAGGCGATCAACCACGAGCGTGACCAGCAGTTCACCTACCTGGGCCTGCAGACCCTGTACGACCGCTACTTCATCCACAAGGATGGCGTGCGCTTCGAGCTGCCGCAGGTGTTCTTCATGCGTGTGGCAATGGGCCTGGCGCTGGAAGAGAAAGACAAAGAAGCCCGCGCGATCGAGTTCTACAACCTGTTGTCGTCGTTCGACTACATGGCTTCGACCCCGACCCTGTTCAACGCCGGTACCCTGCGTCCACAGCTGTCGAGCTGCTACCTGACCACCGTGCCGGACGACCTGTCGGGCATCTACCACGCGATCCACGACAACGCCATGCTGTCGAAATTCGCCGGTGGCCTGGGCAACGACTGGACCCCTGTGCGTGCACTGGGCTCCTACATCAAGGGCACCAACGGTAAATCCCAGGGCGTCGTGCCGTTCCTGAAAGTGGTCAACGACACCGCCGTCGCCGTGAACCAGGGTGGCAAGCGCAAAGGCGCTGTGTGTGCCTACCTGGAAACCTGGCACCTGGACATCGAAGAATTCATCGAACTGCGCAAGAACACCGGTGATGACCGTCGTCGTACCCACGACATGAACACCGCCAACTGGATCCCTGACCTGTTCATGAAGCGTGTCTTCGATGACGGCAAGTGGACCCTGTTCTCGCCGAACGAAGTACCTGATCTGCACGACCTGACCGGCAAGGCCTTCGAAGAGCGCTACGAGTACTACGAAGCCCTGACCGAGTACAACAAGATCAAGGTGTTCAAGACCATCCAGGCCAAAGACCTGTGGCGCAAGATGCTCTCGATGCTGTTCGAGACCGGCCACCCATGGCTGACCTTCAAGGACCCGTGCAACCTGCGTTCGCCGCAGCAGCACGTGGGCGTCGTGCACAGCTCGAACCTGTGCACCGAGATCACCCTGAACACCAACAAGGACGAGATCGCAGTCTGCAACCTGGGCTCGATCAACCTGCCGAACCACATCGTTGATGGCAAGCTGGACACCGCCAAGCTGCAACGCACCGTGAACACCGCCGTGCGCATGCTCGACAACGTGATCGACATCAACTACTACTCGGTGCCGCAAGCGCGTAACTCGAACTTCAAGCACCGTCCGGTCGGCCTGGGCATCATGGGCTTCCAGGACGCACTGTACCTGCAGCACATCCCTTACGGCTCCGACGCCGCCGTCGAGTTCGCCGACAAGTCGATGGAAGCGGTCAGCTACTTCGCCATCCAGGCCTCTTGCGACCTGGCCGACGAGCGCGGCGCCTACGAGACCTTCCAGGGCTCGCTGTGGTCCAAAGGCATCCTGCCGCTGGACTCGCAACAGATCCTGATCGAGGCCCGTGGCCAGAAGTACATTGACGTCGACCTCAACGAGACCCTGGACTGGGCGCCGGTACGTGCCCGCGTACAAAAAGGTATTCGTAACTCGAACATCATGGCCATCGCGCCAACCGCGACCATCGCCAACATCACCGGCGTATCGCAGTCGATCGAGCCGACCTACCAGAACCTGTACGTGAAATCGAACCTCTCGGGCGAATTCACCGTGATCAACCCGTACCTGGTTCGCGACCTCAAGGCTCGCGGCCTGTGGGACTCGGTGATGATCAACGACCTGAAGTACTACGATGGTTCGGTCCAACAGATCGAGCGCATCCCACAAGAGCTCAAAGACCTCTACGCCACCGCGTTCGAAGTCGAGACCAAGTGGATCGTCGATGCCGCCTCGCGTCGCCAGAAGTGGATCGATCAGGCCCAGTCGCTGAACCTGTACATCGCTGGCGCTTCGGGCAAGAAGCTGGACGTGACCTACCGCATGGCCTGGTACCGTGGTCTGAAGACCACCTACTACCTCCGTGCCCTGGCCGCGACCAGCACCGAGAAGTCGACCATCAACACCGGCAAGCTCAACGCCGTTTCCAGCGGTGGCGACAGCGCCCCGGTCCAGGCCGCAGGTCCAGCACCTGTGCCGAAGGCCTGCGCGATCGACGAGCCTGACTGCGAAGCCTGCCAGTAA
- a CDS encoding ribonucleotide-diphosphate reductase subunit beta, protein MLSWDEFDKEDGEVAAKGSTPAQANAAATLDKLDSAGGAAALEARAATASDSEAVKRAKAALNDLDIAEGLAELEGSSARVAVDEKRMINCRADLNQLVPFKYDWAWQKYLDGCANHWMPQEVNMTADIALWKSQDGLTEDERRIVMRNLGFFSTADSLVANNLALAVYRLITNPECRQYILRQAFEEAIHTHAYQYCIESLGMDEGEIFNMYHEIPSVAKKAAWGLKYTRAISDPEFNTGTPETDKELLRNLIAYYCVLEGIFFYCGFTQILSMGRRNKMTGVAEQFQYILRDESMHLNFGIDVINQIKIENPHLWDASMKEEATQMILQGTQLEIEYARDTMPRGVLGMNAAMMEDYLKFIANRRLTQIGLKEEYPGTTNPFPWMSEIMDLKKEKNFFETRVIEYQTGGALSWD, encoded by the coding sequence ATGCTGAGCTGGGACGAATTCGATAAAGAAGACGGCGAAGTCGCCGCCAAAGGCAGCACCCCCGCGCAGGCCAACGCCGCCGCTACCCTCGACAAGCTCGACAGCGCCGGTGGCGCCGCCGCCCTGGAAGCGCGTGCCGCTACCGCTTCTGACTCCGAGGCGGTCAAGCGCGCCAAGGCTGCCCTGAACGACCTGGACATCGCCGAAGGCCTGGCTGAACTGGAAGGCTCCTCGGCCCGCGTTGCGGTTGACGAGAAGCGCATGATCAACTGCCGCGCCGACCTCAACCAGCTGGTACCGTTCAAGTACGACTGGGCCTGGCAGAAGTACCTCGACGGCTGCGCCAACCACTGGATGCCGCAAGAGGTCAACATGACCGCCGACATCGCCCTGTGGAAGAGCCAGGACGGCCTGACCGAAGACGAGCGCCGCATCGTCATGCGTAACCTGGGCTTCTTCTCCACCGCTGACTCGCTGGTTGCCAACAACCTGGCGCTGGCCGTGTACCGCCTGATCACCAACCCGGAGTGCCGCCAGTACATCCTGCGCCAAGCCTTCGAAGAGGCGATCCACACCCACGCCTACCAGTACTGCATCGAGTCGCTGGGCATGGATGAAGGCGAGATCTTCAACATGTACCACGAGATCCCATCGGTGGCGAAAAAGGCCGCCTGGGGCCTGAAGTACACCCGCGCGATCTCGGATCCGGAGTTCAACACCGGCACCCCAGAGACCGACAAAGAATTGCTGCGCAACCTGATCGCCTACTACTGCGTACTGGAAGGCATCTTCTTCTACTGCGGCTTCACCCAGATCCTGTCGATGGGTCGCCGCAACAAGATGACCGGCGTTGCCGAGCAGTTCCAGTACATCCTGCGTGACGAGTCGATGCACCTGAACTTCGGCATCGACGTGATCAACCAGATCAAGATCGAGAACCCGCACCTGTGGGATGCCTCGATGAAGGAAGAAGCCACCCAGATGATCCTGCAAGGGACTCAGCTGGAGATCGAATACGCCCGTGACACCATGCCACGCGGCGTACTGGGCATGAACGCCGCGATGATGGAGGACTACCTCAAGTTCATCGCAAACCGTCGCCTGACCCAGATTGGTCTGAAGGAAGAATACCCAGGTACCACCAACCCGTTCCCTTGGATGAGCGAGATCATGGACTTGAAGAAGGAGAAGAACTTCTTTGAGACGCGCGTGATCGAGTATCAGACGGGTGGGGCGTTGAGCTGGGACTGA
- a CDS encoding LysR family transcriptional regulator, whose protein sequence is MDQIHLMKVLVAVGELESFAGAARRLGISPAAVTRAISTLEETLGVKLLLRTTRSVRLTEAGSRYLEDTRNILASIVEANEAAAGVNAAPKGNLSVTAPLLFGKAFVMPCIVDYLRAYPQVDVSAYFLDRVVNLVEEGMDVAVRIGPLPDSGLKALYVGQVRRLLCASPEYLDRHGVPQHPSELVQHTVIAASGVSPRLDWKFGPAHEPIQVRLKPRLTVTSNDAAIVAASAGLGIARLLSYQVAGDLAAGRLQVVLEAYEEAPWPIHVLHRESKYGSAKVRAFIDRLAQQLRAHRYLN, encoded by the coding sequence ATGGATCAGATCCACCTGATGAAGGTGTTGGTGGCCGTCGGCGAGCTGGAGAGCTTTGCTGGCGCCGCCCGCCGTCTGGGCATCTCGCCCGCGGCGGTGACCCGCGCAATCAGCACGCTGGAGGAAACCCTCGGGGTCAAACTGCTGCTGCGCACCACCCGCAGTGTGCGCCTGACTGAAGCGGGCAGCCGCTATCTGGAAGACACCCGCAACATTCTCGCCAGCATCGTCGAAGCCAACGAAGCCGCCGCCGGGGTCAATGCAGCGCCCAAGGGCAATCTCTCGGTGACCGCGCCGCTATTGTTCGGCAAAGCCTTCGTCATGCCTTGCATCGTCGACTACCTGCGGGCCTACCCGCAGGTTGATGTGTCGGCGTATTTTCTCGATCGGGTGGTCAACCTGGTGGAGGAGGGCATGGACGTTGCGGTGCGCATCGGCCCGCTGCCCGACTCGGGCCTCAAGGCCTTGTACGTCGGCCAGGTGCGCCGGTTGTTGTGCGCCTCGCCGGAGTACCTCGACCGCCACGGCGTGCCGCAGCATCCGAGTGAGTTGGTGCAGCATACCGTGATCGCTGCCAGCGGCGTGTCACCGCGACTGGATTGGAAGTTCGGGCCGGCCCATGAACCGATCCAGGTTCGGCTCAAGCCGCGCCTGACCGTTACCAGCAATGACGCAGCCATCGTGGCCGCCAGCGCTGGCCTGGGGATCGCCCGGCTGCTGTCCTATCAGGTGGCGGGCGATCTGGCTGCCGGTCGTTTGCAGGTGGTGCTGGAAGCGTACGAAGAGGCGCCTTGGCCGATTCATGTGCTGCACCGGGAGAGCAAGTACGGCTCGGCCAAGGTACGTGCCTTCATCGATAGGCTGGCGCAGCAGTTGCGGGCGCATCGGTATCTGAATTGA